A single Fusobacterium hominis DNA region contains:
- a CDS encoding MgtC/SapB family protein, with protein MHSFTLHISLQEIILRITMAIIIGGAIGYERGHSNRPAGFRTHILVCLGAAIVSLVQDNLRVSISLYALLHPEVSKVMKTDLGRIGAKVVSGIGFLGAGTIMRGKGVIGGLTTAASIWVTGCIGLGVGWGFYYLSILGGLAVLITLVTLKVVERFLIDNRMISRVSIEFNPENNYEENISETYKVLKDMQIKVKSMKKDEAEESVTYTLNIPKELQDFDLISNISSYDHIKKVQIL; from the coding sequence ATGCATAGTTTTACGTTACATATTTCTTTACAAGAGATTATACTAAGAATTACAATGGCAATAATAATTGGAGGTGCTATTGGATATGAAAGAGGACATAGTAATAGGCCAGCTGGTTTTCGTACACATATTTTAGTGTGTTTAGGTGCTGCTATTGTATCTTTAGTTCAAGATAATTTAAGAGTAAGTATATCTTTGTATGCACTTTTACATCCAGAAGTTTCTAAAGTAATGAAAACAGATCTTGGACGTATTGGAGCTAAGGTTGTAAGTGGAATTGGTTTTTTAGGTGCTGGAACTATTATGCGTGGAAAAGGTGTGATAGGAGGATTAACTACAGCAGCATCTATTTGGGTTACAGGATGTATTGGCCTTGGAGTTGGATGGGGCTTTTATTATTTGAGTATCTTAGGAGGACTAGCAGTTCTTATAACTTTAGTGACATTGAAAGTTGTAGAACGATTTTTAATAGATAATAGAATGATAAGTAGAGTTTCAATAGAATTTAATCCAGAAAACAATTATGAAGAAAATATTTCAGAAACTTATAAAGTTTTAAAAGATATGCAGATAAAAGTAAAATCTATGAAAAAAGATGAAGCTGAAGAAAGTGTTACTTATACATTGAATATTCCAAAAGAATTACAAGATTTTGATCTGATTTCTAACATATCAAGTTATGACCACATAAAAAAAGTTCAAATACTTTAA
- a CDS encoding toxin-antitoxin system YwqK family antitoxin: protein MKKLISIFLLLTALSTVSNAASKTINDNEGIDINGIMYYKSDLTPFTGRLKFHKDRSYYKNGKPHGKWLTFYPNGNLKSIENWKEGELVGKFVLYQNDGSKIFETTYLNGKDNGDYYLYHNNGKVQVQGRFLNGVPKGTWKYYNDKGKLTGKAQY, encoded by the coding sequence ATGAAGAAACTAATCTCAATTTTTTTATTGCTTACTGCTTTATCAACTGTTAGCAATGCTGCATCAAAAACAATAAATGATAATGAGGGAATAGATATAAACGGAATTATGTATTATAAATCTGACCTCACTCCTTTTACTGGAAGATTGAAATTCCATAAGGATAGAAGTTATTATAAAAATGGCAAACCACATGGTAAATGGCTTACTTTCTATCCAAATGGTAATTTAAAATCAATTGAAAATTGGAAAGAGGGAGAATTGGTTGGAAAATTTGTACTTTATCAAAATGATGGTTCAAAAATATTTGAAACTACCTATCTAAACGGAAAAGATAATGGTGATTATTATTTATACCACAATAATGGAAAAGTACAAGTTCAAGGAAGATTTTTAAATGGTGTCCCTAAAGGGACTTGGAAATACTATAATGATAAAGGTAAACTAACTGGAAAAGCTCAATACTAA
- a CDS encoding STAS-like domain-containing protein, with amino-acid sequence MRLILKKLFNTSVLASPAKAMRLYKILSLRVKNGKTVNLDFLGIQATTIAFLYIVFSNLIKECQKNIKEIKGLIYISNASVSLMQEIEYLKENYKQVGKKIDPLKLSFV; translated from the coding sequence ATGAGGCTTATACTCAAAAAACTTTTTAATACTTCTGTTCTTGCTTCACCAGCTAAAGCAATGAGACTTTATAAAATTTTATCTTTGAGAGTTAAGAATGGAAAAACTGTTAATTTGGATTTTCTAGGCATTCAAGCAACAACGATAGCCTTTTTATATATTGTATTTAGTAACTTAATTAAAGAATGTCAAAAAAATATAAAAGAGATAAAAGGACTTATTTATATCTCAAATGCGTCTGTATCACTTATGCAAGAAATTGAATATTTAAAAGAAAACTATAAACAAGTTGGTAAGAAAATCGATCCTTTAAAACTGTCTTTTGTTTAA